ACATCAGCAATCCGTGTACCTGCGTATATAAGAAATAAAAAAGAACTTGATATAGAATATCGCATTCCTGATGCAACAAGCAATCCTTATCTTGCAATGAGTGCTGTACTCCTTGCCGGACTTGATGGAATAGAGAATAATCTTAAACCAGATAAAAGAGAAAAACTACCAACAAATTCCTATGAAGCAATAAATGCATTAAAGGAAGACCATAAATTCTTGCTAAAGGGTGATGTGTTCAATGCCGACCTTATTGAACGATGGATTGAAGTAAAGACAAAAGAATTTGAAGAAGTCCATTTAAGACCACATCCGTATGAATTTAATCTATATTTAGGGGTATGAAAAAAACAGTTAAAATCGGGATTGTTGGCTGCGGTGCTCACGCACAGATTGCACATATTCCCGTCTTTAAAAAGAACAACGATTGTAATTTGATTGCTTTATGTGATACCGATACGCAGAAGGTTGAACAGATTGCTAATAAATATAGTATTCCTAAGAGGTACATTGACTTTCAAGAGATGATAGAAGATAAAGAGATAGATGCAATTGTCGTTTCTACACCCAATTATCTACATGCACCAATGACGATTGCAGCGTTAAAATTCGGTAAGGATGTTCTATGTGAAAATCCGATGGCGATAAGCCTCAGCGAAGCACAGGAAGTGGCAAAGATTGCCAAACAGACAAAGAAACAGGTGGCAGTTGCCCTCACTGGAAGATTCCGACCGGATGTTCAAACATTAAAGAAATTCATCAAAGAAGGTGAACTCGGAGATGTATATTATTTAAAAGCTGGATGGCTTTTAGGAATGAAAGAATGGGTTCTTTCTGATTGGCGTATGGACCTTTTGAAAAGTGGTGGCGGTGCGTTTTTAACACTTGGAACCCAGATCCTCGCCATTGCTACCCATTTTCTTGAAGACAAAGAAGTTGATACAATTTTCGGTTCAATGCACAAAAAAGAATCTGATACAAAAGTGGAAGATACTGCCCTGTGTATAATCAATTATAAGGACGGTACCTTACTTACAATTGAAGTCGGCTGGTCGTTATTATTTGACAAAGATTTCCTTTACTGCAACATATTCGGCAGAAAAGGTGGGGCGCTACTCAATCCATTAAAAATTCATAAAGAATTGCACAACGAACTGGTAAATGTTACTCCATCAATTCCAGTCAAAAATCTTTATAAAGTTGCCTGTGAACTTCAGGCACAATTTTTTATTGATGCAATCAGAAAGAATACAAGTCCGCCTTTTACTGCTGAAGATGGATTATTAATTGCCCGTGTCACCGATGCATTCTATGAATCAGCGACTAAAAATAAAATGGTAAAAATTTAAAAATGTTCAATGAAAAATTTTGTATTAATTTGTCTCTCTGCAATAATTTTGTCACTTTCTTTCCATCCGTTCGGGCTCTATTTTCTTGCCTGGTTCGGACTCGTTCCGCTACTTTTTGTAGTCTATAACTCAACCCTTTCAAAAGCTTTTCTTTACGGTTTGACCTTTGGCTTTTTATTCTCCCTTTTTTCTCTATTCTGGATTATATTTTTACAGATAGAAGTTAATATAAAGTTGCTAATGATTTTGGGAATGGCATTGATGTTTATATATATTGCGTTGTATATTGCTACTGGATTATTATTTGCAAGAATAATTGGCCTCTGGTCATTACCCTTTATATGGGCAGGTCTTGAATATTTAAAAGGACTCGGAGAACTTGGTTTTCCCTGGCTTTCACTGGGGTATTCCCAAGCCCGTTATCCTTTAATAATCCAGCAGGCTTCTATTTATGGTGTTTATGGGACATCTTTTTGGCTGGTTCTTCTCAATGTTTCACTTTTTTATTTTTTGCTCAATAAGAAAATAAAAAACATCATTATATCTGCCATTATCTTTCTATTACCAATATTCTTCGGATATATAAGATTGCATAGTAAGTCAGATTTTTCAAAAGAAATC
The genomic region above belongs to candidate division WOR-3 bacterium and contains:
- a CDS encoding Gfo/Idh/MocA family oxidoreductase: MKKTVKIGIVGCGAHAQIAHIPVFKKNNDCNLIALCDTDTQKVEQIANKYSIPKRYIDFQEMIEDKEIDAIVVSTPNYLHAPMTIAALKFGKDVLCENPMAISLSEAQEVAKIAKQTKKQVAVALTGRFRPDVQTLKKFIKEGELGDVYYLKAGWLLGMKEWVLSDWRMDLLKSGGGAFLTLGTQILAIATHFLEDKEVDTIFGSMHKKESDTKVEDTALCIINYKDGTLLTIEVGWSLLFDKDFLYCNIFGRKGGALLNPLKIHKELHNELVNVTPSIPVKNLYKVACELQAQFFIDAIRKNTSPPFTAEDGLLIARVTDAFYESATKNKMVKI